The following proteins come from a genomic window of Myroides odoratus DSM 2801:
- a CDS encoding aminotransferase-like domain-containing protein — MKKYKYEIFTTKIERAIQQGHLHAGDALPSVRETKATYQLSTSSVQSGYDYLVFKGLVTSIPRSGYVVAAHIQTTAATKLDLPTIPKDAVFTTKKALTSQRLTHTERPSFHIAAPASTFIPQQLILKTMQTVIREKGVSLLQYYPNTGSEELQALLIKRAALHGASLQKEELIVTDGALQALYIALASTTVPHDIVAVESPCVFSVLEVLSNLRLRALEIPVRPVHGFDLAYLRKMCQQHAVKAVVLTPNFHNPTGILMRDEQKEELYSLGVQHQIPIIENDIYGDLHFQGERPINIKNFDKKGLVMTFSSYSKTIAPGLRLGWLAAGQYAAQAERLKFSLGRSVSPINQEVIIQLLQMPSYDKHLRIFRQQLERQAMQFLRTFNAYFPSDFTQQAPQGGYSIWGQLPNDVDAKSFYETCQTMGIGFTPGETFSFTEVYKRHFRAIFAQRLTATDLSLIKQLGEELK, encoded by the coding sequence GTGAAAAAATACAAATACGAAATCTTTACCACCAAAATAGAACGCGCAATTCAACAAGGGCATTTACACGCTGGTGATGCCTTGCCTTCTGTTCGCGAAACAAAAGCAACGTATCAACTCAGTACGAGTTCGGTTCAAAGTGGGTATGATTATCTTGTATTTAAAGGACTAGTAACGAGTATTCCTCGTTCGGGTTATGTGGTTGCCGCTCATATTCAAACTACAGCAGCAACTAAGCTTGATTTGCCAACCATCCCAAAAGACGCCGTATTTACTACTAAAAAAGCCTTGACTTCCCAGCGATTAACGCATACGGAACGTCCTTCTTTTCACATAGCTGCGCCAGCATCAACCTTTATCCCACAACAGCTTATTTTGAAGACGATGCAAACGGTTATTCGCGAAAAAGGCGTTTCATTACTGCAATATTACCCCAATACAGGATCTGAAGAGCTACAGGCTCTGCTAATCAAACGAGCAGCGTTGCATGGTGCATCTTTGCAAAAAGAAGAACTAATTGTTACTGATGGCGCATTACAAGCCTTATATATCGCTTTAGCTTCTACTACCGTTCCTCATGATATTGTTGCTGTAGAAAGTCCCTGTGTGTTCTCGGTATTGGAGGTATTATCGAACTTGCGTTTACGCGCTTTAGAAATTCCCGTAAGACCTGTGCATGGTTTTGACCTCGCTTATTTAAGAAAAATGTGTCAACAACACGCAGTTAAAGCAGTTGTCCTCACACCGAATTTTCATAACCCCACGGGCATTCTCATGCGCGATGAGCAAAAAGAAGAACTCTACTCCCTTGGTGTACAACATCAAATTCCCATCATCGAAAATGATATCTATGGGGATTTACACTTTCAGGGTGAAAGACCGATAAATATCAAGAATTTTGACAAAAAAGGCCTTGTCATGACCTTTTCTTCCTATTCAAAGACCATTGCCCCAGGTTTGCGCTTAGGATGGTTGGCCGCAGGACAATATGCTGCACAAGCTGAGCGCCTCAAATTCTCCTTAGGAAGATCTGTCTCCCCGATTAATCAGGAAGTCATTATTCAACTGCTACAAATGCCAAGTTATGACAAACACTTGCGTATTTTTCGTCAGCAATTGGAACGTCAAGCCATGCAATTTCTCCGCACCTTCAACGCTTATTTTCCTTCTGATTTTACGCAACAAGCGCCACAGGGTGGTTACAGTATTTGGGGGCAATTACCCAATGATGTGGACGCTAAATCTTTTTACGAAACTTGTCAAACGATGGGTATAGGCTTTACCCCTGGAGAAACTTTTTCTTTTACGGAGGTGTACAAACGCCACTTTAGAGCGATTTTTGCACAACGACTCACAGCTACCGATTTATCCCTGATTAAACAATTGGGAGAAGAATTGAAATAA
- a CDS encoding MFS transporter has product MKAIQLGLKQNWKQFTLLVVVNMMVGGMVGLERTVVPLVGTEEFHIQSDVVVFSFIMAFGVVKAFTNLISGVLADQYTRKKVLVLGWLIGVPVPFLLAYGPSWDWILFANILLGISQGLAWSMTVNMKIDLVGSKSRGLAMGLNEAAGYGAVGLTALVTGIIASRYGLRPAPFYLGIAYTFIGLLLSIFVVRDTRQFAQLEAKQHNQATKEGMAKPNLWWVFKETTYKNKNLFSISQAGLINNLNDGMSWGVFPLLFISMGVGLEGVGWIKAVYPVVWGVGQIVTGPLTDKWGRKPLIVWGMFIQVLGHLVIGSAVFNPLTAGLIGSILLGIGTAMVYPALLAAVSDVAHPNWRASSLGVYRFWRDMGYAIGALMAGIVGNYFGLMWAVHIAGALTLVSGIVVWVRMKENR; this is encoded by the coding sequence ATGAAGGCAATACAACTTGGTTTAAAACAAAACTGGAAGCAATTTACCCTTTTGGTCGTAGTCAATATGATGGTTGGAGGAATGGTTGGATTGGAGCGTACGGTTGTTCCTTTGGTGGGAACAGAGGAGTTTCATATTCAATCAGACGTTGTTGTCTTTTCTTTTATCATGGCTTTTGGCGTGGTCAAAGCGTTCACCAATTTAATTTCAGGGGTGTTAGCGGATCAGTATACGCGCAAGAAAGTATTGGTTTTAGGCTGGCTTATTGGTGTACCCGTTCCTTTTTTACTGGCTTATGGACCGTCATGGGATTGGATTCTATTTGCGAATATTCTTTTGGGGATTAGTCAGGGATTGGCTTGGTCCATGACAGTAAACATGAAGATCGATTTAGTGGGAAGTAAAAGTCGCGGTTTAGCTATGGGATTAAATGAAGCTGCTGGTTATGGTGCCGTTGGACTAACCGCTTTAGTGACTGGAATTATTGCTTCTCGTTATGGTTTGCGTCCAGCGCCTTTTTACTTGGGAATTGCTTATACATTTATCGGATTACTACTTTCTATTTTTGTTGTGAGAGATACCCGTCAATTTGCACAACTGGAAGCCAAACAGCACAATCAAGCAACAAAAGAAGGAATGGCTAAACCTAACTTGTGGTGGGTGTTTAAAGAAACTACCTATAAAAATAAAAACTTATTTTCTATTTCTCAGGCCGGGTTAATCAACAACTTAAATGATGGAATGTCCTGGGGGGTATTTCCTTTGCTTTTTATCTCGATGGGTGTAGGATTAGAAGGCGTGGGATGGATTAAAGCCGTCTATCCGGTTGTTTGGGGCGTAGGACAGATTGTAACAGGCCCTTTGACTGATAAGTGGGGGAGAAAACCTTTAATTGTTTGGGGAATGTTTATCCAAGTATTGGGGCATCTAGTGATTGGAAGTGCTGTTTTCAATCCTTTAACGGCGGGTTTAATTGGTTCTATTCTCTTGGGGATAGGAACAGCTATGGTGTATCCTGCGTTACTCGCTGCGGTTAGTGATGTGGCACATCCCAATTGGAGAGCTTCTTCTTTGGGTGTTTATCGTTTTTGGCGCGATATGGGCTATGCTATAGGAGCGTTAATGGCTGGTATTGTTGGGAATTATTTCGGCTTGATGTGGGCTGTCCATATCGCGGGAGCCTTGACGCTTGTATCAGGTATTGTAGTGTGGGTCCGAATGAAAGAAAACCGCTGA
- the msrA gene encoding peptide-methionine (S)-S-oxide reductase MsrA gives MKKILFIALLIGSGLVLANSNWFKQNNKVKEITSPMEVRKKKETRDIYFAGGCFWGTEHFFQQVRGVVATEVGYANGKTKNPTYKEVTTGTTGFAETVKVTYDPQVVDFELLLDLFLQTIDPTTLNRQANDVGTQYRSGIYYADQSDEFLITQKIKELAKQYTKEIVVEVEPLRNFYDAETYHQKYLDKNPGGYCHIGADLFEIARKANPKKEPTYQRQEKEVLKTTLTPTQYEVTQNNGTERAYSNELWKEFREGIYVDITTGEPLFISTDKYDAGCGWPSFSKPINTRLIEEKEDKSHGMDRVEVRSTTGDAHLGHVFNDGPAETGGLRYCINGASLRFVPKEEMQAAGYGAYLSLLQKKK, from the coding sequence ATGAAAAAGATACTTTTTATAGCTCTACTTATAGGAAGTGGGCTAGTGTTAGCCAATAGTAATTGGTTTAAGCAAAACAATAAGGTTAAAGAAATTACAAGTCCGATGGAAGTAAGAAAAAAGAAAGAAACACGAGACATTTATTTTGCAGGCGGGTGTTTTTGGGGAACAGAACACTTTTTCCAGCAAGTTAGAGGAGTAGTTGCTACTGAAGTGGGCTACGCAAATGGAAAAACGAAAAATCCAACGTATAAAGAGGTTACCACAGGAACAACTGGTTTCGCAGAAACAGTAAAAGTAACGTATGATCCTCAAGTTGTTGATTTTGAGTTATTACTTGATTTATTTCTGCAGACGATTGATCCTACCACCTTAAATCGACAAGCCAATGATGTGGGAACGCAGTATCGCTCCGGGATTTACTATGCAGATCAGTCAGATGAATTTTTAATTACGCAAAAAATTAAAGAATTAGCGAAGCAGTATACGAAAGAAATCGTAGTTGAGGTAGAACCATTGCGCAATTTTTACGATGCAGAAACGTATCATCAAAAATACTTAGATAAAAACCCAGGAGGGTACTGTCATATTGGTGCAGATTTATTTGAAATAGCGAGAAAGGCTAACCCTAAAAAAGAGCCAACGTATCAACGTCAAGAAAAAGAAGTATTAAAGACAACCTTGACTCCAACTCAATACGAAGTAACGCAAAATAATGGTACAGAACGAGCGTATAGCAATGAGCTATGGAAGGAGTTTCGCGAGGGGATTTATGTAGATATTACAACAGGTGAACCGTTGTTTATCTCAACAGATAAGTATGATGCAGGTTGTGGATGGCCTAGTTTTTCCAAGCCGATTAATACGCGATTAATCGAAGAAAAAGAAGATAAATCACACGGTATGGATCGGGTAGAGGTAAGAAGCACTACAGGTGATGCTCATTTAGGGCATGTCTTTAACGATGGGCCTGCTGAGACAGGAGGGTTGCGTTATTGTATCAATGGAGCTTCTTTGCGCTTTGTTCCAAAAGAAGAAATGCAAGCAGCAGGATATGGAGCTTATCTCTCTTTACTTCAAAAGAAAAAATAA
- a CDS encoding NAD(P)/FAD-dependent oxidoreductase, protein MPQELLLQVLPEVAASADLLTSYVAQHIKSSVSDIQHITILKRSIDARQRIVKINLKVQVFFTGEEVVHRHIDFPAYKNVKDAKRVIVVGAGPAGYFAALQLIELGVKPIVIERGKDVRGRRRDLKAINIDHVVHPDSNYCFGEGGAGTYSDGKLYTRSKKRGDINRILELLVAFGASQDILVEAHPHIGTNKLPKIMQDMRHKIEEFGGEVLFEKRVTDFVLDGNEMRGVVLENGDTIEANKVILATGHSARDIYELLDRKNIVIEAKPFALGVRAEHPQSLIDQIQYSCDYRGEFLPPAPYSIVKQVNGRGMYSFCMCPGGVIAPCATAPGEVVTNGWSPSKRDQATANSGIVVELRLEDFKPFEKFGALAGMEFQKSIEQQAFRLAGETQRVPAQRMVDFAQKKVSATIPKTSYLPGTTAVELGEVFPNFLTDIMREGFQEFGKSMKGYFTNEAILHAPESRTSSPVRIPRDDRSLEHPQIKGLYPCGEGAGYAGGIISAAIDGEKCAILCVESMQ, encoded by the coding sequence ATGCCACAAGAATTACTGCTCCAAGTGCTTCCTGAAGTTGCGGCTTCTGCGGACTTATTAACGTCTTATGTTGCACAACACATTAAAAGTTCAGTTTCTGACATCCAACACATTACTATTCTAAAGAGATCGATTGATGCTAGGCAACGCATCGTCAAAATCAATTTAAAAGTACAGGTGTTTTTTACTGGAGAAGAGGTTGTACATCGACACATTGATTTTCCTGCTTACAAAAATGTAAAAGATGCCAAACGCGTTATTGTCGTTGGTGCAGGACCTGCGGGTTACTTTGCTGCACTGCAACTCATTGAGTTGGGCGTAAAACCCATTGTGATTGAAAGAGGTAAAGACGTTCGTGGGCGTCGAAGAGACTTAAAAGCAATCAACATTGACCATGTTGTTCATCCTGATTCGAACTATTGTTTTGGTGAAGGCGGTGCAGGGACTTATTCTGATGGTAAATTATATACGCGTTCTAAAAAACGCGGAGACATCAACCGTATTTTAGAATTATTGGTTGCTTTTGGAGCTTCACAAGATATCTTAGTAGAAGCTCATCCCCATATTGGGACAAATAAATTACCCAAAATCATGCAAGACATGCGCCATAAGATTGAAGAATTTGGTGGTGAAGTCCTCTTTGAAAAACGCGTCACTGATTTTGTCTTAGATGGCAATGAAATGCGGGGAGTAGTACTTGAAAATGGAGATACAATTGAAGCCAATAAGGTTATTTTAGCCACAGGACACTCTGCTCGTGATATTTATGAATTATTGGATCGCAAAAATATCGTAATCGAAGCTAAACCTTTTGCTTTGGGTGTTCGTGCAGAACATCCGCAATCACTTATTGATCAAATTCAATATTCCTGTGATTATAGAGGCGAATTTCTTCCTCCTGCTCCCTACTCGATTGTAAAGCAGGTTAATGGACGTGGAATGTATTCCTTCTGTATGTGCCCGGGAGGGGTTATAGCCCCTTGTGCTACCGCTCCTGGTGAAGTAGTGACCAATGGATGGTCTCCTTCTAAGCGCGATCAAGCAACAGCAAACTCAGGTATCGTAGTTGAATTGCGATTAGAAGATTTCAAACCTTTTGAAAAGTTTGGCGCATTAGCAGGAATGGAATTCCAAAAGTCCATCGAACAACAAGCCTTTAGATTGGCTGGAGAAACACAACGCGTTCCCGCCCAACGCATGGTAGATTTTGCACAAAAGAAGGTATCAGCTACTATTCCAAAAACTTCATACCTACCTGGAACAACAGCGGTTGAACTAGGGGAAGTGTTTCCTAATTTCTTAACGGACATTATGAGAGAAGGTTTTCAGGAATTTGGAAAATCCATGAAAGGCTATTTTACCAATGAAGCCATTCTACATGCACCAGAAAGTAGAACCTCATCACCGGTGCGTATTCCTCGTGATGATCGCTCATTAGAACACCCACAAATCAAAGGTTTATATCCTTGTGGGGAAGGAGCTGGTTACGCTGGTGGTATTATTTCCGCTGCCATTGATGGAGAGAAATGCGCAATCCTCTGTGTAGAAAGTATGCAATAA
- a CDS encoding NAD(P)H-dependent flavin oxidoreductase has translation MSTNTFSWKNNITTLLSIPYPIIQAPMFGVATPQMVAAAGEIGVLGTLPLGDLPAAKCRELIQETKQLTSHPFAVNVFLNPLPERTAELKNQYTRTKQYLEDFAKQANLEVQLADYDQVVYTDYRDQVDVIIAEGCQIVSFTFGVFDEATIAKLKQHGVILIGTATSVAEAQLLEQKGIDIICVQGIEAGGHQGTFLRETLPEIGGLSLLAKVYETVKTPLIYAGGLYNASTLIAVKTLGAQGFALGSLLMGSEESNLAEFEKEALRQAAEDQLVLTKSFSGRYARGLRNTFTQKLDHSDYILPYPFQNKLTVGFRIAAKKKEDAQFLSLWTGQSRGPYSSASIKVILTQLIQDVEAYQQ, from the coding sequence ATGTCTACGAATACTTTTAGTTGGAAAAACAACATTACCACACTTCTATCTATACCATACCCTATTATCCAAGCTCCCATGTTTGGCGTCGCTACTCCTCAAATGGTAGCTGCAGCTGGTGAAATTGGTGTTTTAGGTACACTCCCGTTGGGCGACTTACCTGCTGCAAAATGTAGAGAACTAATTCAGGAGACAAAGCAGTTAACTTCTCATCCTTTTGCCGTTAATGTGTTTTTAAATCCCCTACCGGAACGCACAGCGGAATTAAAAAATCAATATACCCGTACAAAACAGTATTTAGAAGATTTTGCCAAGCAAGCTAATTTGGAGGTTCAATTAGCAGACTATGACCAAGTAGTTTATACGGACTACCGCGATCAAGTGGATGTAATTATCGCCGAAGGTTGTCAAATCGTCAGTTTTACTTTTGGTGTCTTTGATGAGGCAACGATTGCGAAGCTCAAACAGCATGGGGTTATCCTTATTGGTACAGCTACATCTGTAGCAGAAGCGCAACTATTAGAACAAAAAGGCATCGATATCATTTGTGTACAAGGCATTGAAGCAGGTGGACATCAGGGCACTTTTTTACGTGAAACGCTGCCTGAAATCGGGGGGTTATCTTTGTTAGCTAAAGTGTATGAAACGGTAAAAACACCACTTATTTATGCAGGTGGATTATATAATGCTTCTACGCTCATAGCTGTTAAAACATTAGGTGCACAAGGGTTTGCTTTGGGTAGTTTATTGATGGGATCAGAGGAAAGTAATTTAGCCGAATTCGAAAAAGAAGCTTTACGACAAGCTGCTGAAGACCAATTGGTCTTAACTAAAAGTTTTTCAGGTCGTTATGCAAGGGGATTGCGCAATACTTTTACGCAAAAACTAGATCATTCAGATTATATTCTCCCCTATCCGTTCCAAAATAAATTGACGGTAGGTTTCCGAATTGCGGCTAAAAAGAAGGAAGATGCACAATTTTTAAGCTTGTGGACCGGACAATCTCGTGGGCCTTATTCAAGTGCATCAATCAAAGTAATTCTTACTCAGTTAATTCAAGATGTAGAAGCGTATCAACAATAA
- a CDS encoding RidA family protein gives MQNKIVRMNPATVPHPVGKYAHVTVIPKEANLFTFSGQIGINAEGVIPSNFNEQVKLTFDNIQALLASQDLTAEEVIKVNIWATQTIDWEYFDSIWISVFGEHYPSMTVAYISALGLPEIAIEIEIWAAK, from the coding sequence ATGCAAAACAAAATCGTTCGAATGAACCCTGCAACAGTACCTCATCCTGTGGGAAAATATGCACACGTAACTGTGATTCCAAAAGAAGCTAATTTATTTACCTTTTCAGGCCAAATTGGCATCAATGCAGAAGGCGTGATTCCGTCTAATTTTAATGAACAAGTAAAATTGACTTTTGACAATATTCAGGCCCTATTAGCAAGTCAAGACTTAACAGCTGAAGAAGTAATCAAAGTGAATATTTGGGCAACACAAACCATCGATTGGGAATATTTTGATTCTATCTGGATTAGCGTTTTTGGTGAACATTATCCTTCGATGACCGTTGCGTATATTTCCGCTTTAGGATTACCAGAAATTGCGATTGAAATTGAAATTTGGGCTGCGAAGTAA
- a CDS encoding HAD domain-containing protein, which produces MEIAEDGFYVFMTKAIAIFNQIEVDEIILSTSHRNRFSIAEWSALLKIRGLKFSKLTKMISCNPYTSRKEEIETHIATYHLLPEDILILDDDKSIYGLSPHIKERAIVTRSFLGLTAFDLADIQTILQVKVK; this is translated from the coding sequence GTGGAAATTGCTGAGGATGGTTTTTACGTTTTCATGACTAAAGCCATTGCTATTTTCAATCAAATTGAAGTAGATGAAATTATTTTATCTACTTCACATCGAAATAGGTTTTCTATAGCGGAATGGTCCGCTTTATTAAAAATAAGAGGATTGAAATTTTCTAAACTTACAAAAATGATATCTTGCAATCCTTATACTTCAAGGAAAGAAGAAATTGAAACTCATATAGCAACTTATCATTTACTTCCAGAGGATATACTTATTCTCGATGACGATAAATCTATTTATGGTCTATCTCCACATATAAAAGAAAGAGCAATTGTTACTCGATCGTTTCTCGGCTTAACAGCATTTGATTTAGCTGATATTCAAACTATTTTACAGGTGAAAGTAAAATAG
- a CDS encoding aldo/keto reductase, which produces MEFRKLGTSTIEVSAITFGAWAAGGWMWGSTDRKEAVEAIQAAHQEGVTTIDTAPIYGQGVSEEIVGEAIKGLARDKVQLLTKFGMRWDLDKPQGTFVMNSQDNQGKDIAIYKYASKASVIKEVEDSLKRLGTDYIDLLQLHWPDATTPIAETMEAMELLIQQGKIRAAGVSNYNLEQVKEARNTVGIVSNQVPYSMLNRGIEKELVPYALAHDLSIIAYSPMERGLLTGKYFKANAFMEGDHRASYFSQFDLPKVENFLEEIRPLAEEKRATLAQLVLRWTTLQPAITVTLAGARNAKQSIANAQAITIALNADELDFIARALAKM; this is translated from the coding sequence ATGGAATTTAGAAAACTAGGTACTTCTACTATAGAAGTTTCCGCTATTACCTTTGGTGCGTGGGCAGCAGGGGGATGGATGTGGGGAAGTACAGACCGCAAAGAAGCGGTTGAGGCTATCCAAGCAGCCCATCAAGAAGGAGTAACCACCATTGATACAGCGCCTATTTATGGGCAAGGGGTGAGTGAAGAGATTGTAGGAGAGGCCATAAAAGGATTGGCACGAGATAAAGTACAGCTATTGACGAAGTTTGGTATGCGTTGGGACTTAGATAAGCCTCAAGGTACTTTTGTGATGAATAGCCAAGATAACCAAGGCAAAGACATCGCTATTTACAAGTATGCGAGTAAAGCGAGCGTGATAAAGGAAGTGGAAGATAGCTTGAAGCGTTTAGGTACAGATTATATCGATTTGTTGCAATTGCATTGGCCTGATGCGACTACGCCTATTGCAGAGACGATGGAAGCAATGGAATTGTTGATTCAACAAGGTAAAATTCGTGCAGCAGGAGTAAGTAACTACAACCTAGAGCAAGTAAAAGAAGCCAGAAATACTGTCGGAATTGTGAGTAATCAAGTACCGTATAGTATGCTCAATAGAGGAATAGAAAAAGAATTAGTTCCTTATGCTTTAGCTCATGATTTGAGTATTATTGCCTATAGTCCGATGGAAAGAGGGCTATTAACAGGAAAATATTTTAAAGCTAATGCTTTTATGGAAGGAGATCATCGTGCGAGTTATTTTTCTCAGTTTGATTTGCCTAAAGTAGAGAATTTTTTAGAAGAGATTCGACCACTAGCAGAAGAGAAACGCGCTACTTTAGCTCAACTTGTTTTGCGTTGGACCACTTTGCAGCCTGCTATTACCGTGACGCTAGCTGGTGCGCGAAACGCGAAGCAATCCATAGCAAATGCACAGGCGATAACTATTGCATTAAATGCAGATGAACTTGATTTTATTGCTCGCGCTTTGGCAAAAATGTAA
- a CDS encoding DNA-3-methyladenine glycosylase I, protein MSYCDHVELLTGDRQILHKNYHDNHYGFPIHDDNELFGRLLMEINQAGLSWETILKKEEAFRAAYSNFDLQAVAAYTDEDRARLMQDARIIRNRLKINAAIENAKVIVQLQQGFGSFEQWLEHHHPKTKEEWVKLFKKHFRFTGGEIVNEFLMSIGYLKGAHTETCPIYAKALAHQPLWSKEK, encoded by the coding sequence ATGTCATATTGTGATCACGTTGAATTATTGACTGGGGACCGACAAATACTCCATAAAAATTATCATGACAATCATTATGGTTTTCCGATTCATGATGATAATGAGCTGTTTGGACGATTGTTGATGGAAATCAATCAAGCTGGATTGAGCTGGGAAACTATTCTTAAAAAGGAAGAAGCTTTTAGGGCAGCTTATAGTAATTTTGACCTTCAGGCGGTAGCTGCTTATACAGATGAGGATCGAGCGCGCTTGATGCAAGATGCTAGAATTATTCGAAATCGCCTCAAAATTAATGCTGCTATAGAAAATGCAAAGGTCATCGTACAGCTCCAACAAGGGTTCGGTTCATTTGAGCAATGGCTAGAGCACCATCATCCCAAAACAAAAGAAGAATGGGTGAAGTTATTTAAAAAGCACTTTCGCTTTACGGGAGGAGAAATTGTCAATGAATTTTTGATGAGTATTGGCTACTTAAAAGGAGCACATACTGAAACTTGTCCGATTTATGCTAAGGCACTAGCACATCAACCTTTATGGTCTAAAGAGAAATAA
- a CDS encoding LysE family translocator, with translation MIPFQELVLFAVAAVILAITPGPNMIYLISRTLSQGKKAGLISLLGVMVGFLFHILLVSFGLTAVLFTIPYAYTILKWTGALYLVYLAFQAVKPNGRNIFDVEQTLKIDKPRKLFSIGFLTNVLNPKVAVFYLSLFPQFIKPMHGSVLLQSLTLGTTQLIVSFLNNLLIILFAAKLASFFQKQPFWVKIQKWFMGSVLLFLAVKMALSKGR, from the coding sequence ATGATCCCCTTTCAGGAATTAGTATTATTTGCCGTAGCGGCTGTCATTTTAGCCATTACACCAGGTCCTAATATGATTTATTTAATTTCGAGAACCCTCTCACAAGGTAAAAAAGCGGGACTTATTTCGCTACTAGGTGTTATGGTCGGGTTTTTATTCCATATCCTATTGGTTTCCTTTGGATTAACCGCTGTTTTATTTACAATTCCCTATGCTTATACCATTTTAAAATGGACAGGAGCCCTATATCTGGTTTACCTCGCTTTTCAAGCGGTAAAACCCAATGGAAGAAATATTTTTGATGTTGAACAAACACTCAAAATTGATAAACCACGTAAACTATTCTCCATTGGTTTTTTGACTAATGTCCTCAATCCAAAAGTGGCTGTATTCTACTTGTCGCTATTTCCACAATTTATAAAACCGATGCACGGTTCGGTTCTACTGCAAAGTTTAACGCTGGGAACCACTCAATTAATCGTTAGTTTTTTAAATAACTTACTAATTATTTTATTCGCTGCTAAACTCGCATCCTTCTTTCAAAAACAACCCTTTTGGGTTAAAATACAAAAGTGGTTTATGGGGAGCGTATTGCTCTTTTTAGCTGTAAAAATGGCGCTTTCTAAAGGGAGATAG
- a CDS encoding helix-turn-helix domain-containing protein — protein MRYQEILPIPALQGYIRYFWVLESGEEQPGSKQFKIVPDGIPALIYQDTPNLFRDEHEQYTPQLYVYGAFTTYTNQLIDGAFRIIGAYLEPTALKSIFRLDASDVTNQTIALVDLMATPLLDQLQHASTIEDKITLLSDFVLRQIQLVRYENQKAKFASNLLQRGKSLVEIQEELKMSERTLERLMKQHAGMSPKIFSRIMRFQTSLELLKTKGFDTLTTLVYDQDYYDQSHFIREFKTFTGNNPTQFLKHSDEKLSNFPEWKKGEKE, from the coding sequence ATGCGTTATCAAGAAATTCTTCCCATTCCTGCTTTACAAGGGTATATCCGTTACTTTTGGGTATTGGAGAGTGGAGAAGAACAACCAGGGAGCAAGCAATTTAAAATAGTACCCGATGGGATTCCCGCTTTGATTTACCAAGATACGCCTAATCTATTTCGAGATGAACACGAACAATATACGCCTCAATTGTATGTTTACGGTGCCTTTACAACGTATACCAATCAATTAATTGATGGTGCTTTTCGCATTATTGGCGCGTATCTGGAACCTACAGCTTTAAAAAGTATATTCAGATTGGATGCTTCTGATGTAACCAATCAAACCATTGCATTAGTTGATTTGATGGCTACTCCTTTATTGGATCAATTGCAACATGCTTCTACGATAGAGGATAAAATTACCTTGCTTTCTGATTTTGTTCTGCGACAAATTCAGCTTGTCCGCTATGAAAATCAAAAGGCTAAATTTGCCTCCAATTTATTACAACGCGGTAAATCACTAGTAGAGATTCAAGAAGAATTGAAAATGTCTGAGCGCACCTTGGAACGTCTCATGAAACAACATGCGGGAATGTCTCCTAAAATTTTCTCGCGAATTATGCGTTTTCAGACGAGTTTAGAATTGCTAAAAACCAAGGGGTTTGATACCCTAACAACGCTAGTGTACGATCAAGATTACTATGATCAATCGCACTTTATCCGAGAGTTTAAAACCTTTACAGGAAATAATCCAACACAGTTTTTGAAACATTCAGATGAAAAGCTCTCTAATTTTCCCGAGTGGAAAAAAGGAGAAAAGGAGTAA